A single Desulfitobacterium chlororespirans DSM 11544 DNA region contains:
- a CDS encoding PRK06851 family protein, with product MAKNPVIRKMFPGGVTYLGFYSYYHYLADATARHIYVIKGGPGVGKSTFMKKIGEEMLKAGFDLEYHCCSSDNQSIDGIVIPELGIALLDGTAPHVVDPKIPGAVDEIINLGEYWDESLIRPYKKEIIACSQEISGCFESAYFALKDAKNAMDEWEFYIKPYQDWQTINQIYLKTKHELFKTPSSQGTGKTRHLFAWAHTPQGRTQHIDSLIQGMDFLYSLKGQAGTGKSTLLARLAEEAEVLNYDLEIYHNALEPDKIDLLLIPELYTALVISSEHYPYHPEFSGTHHALDFDSGLDRTGLVSTLEFIDSCRSRVEESILRAQSHSQRAKTLHDQLEEYYIPAMDFEAIDEKRRSILKSIMENYS from the coding sequence ATGGCCAAGAATCCAGTTATTAGAAAAATGTTCCCCGGTGGTGTTACTTATCTTGGTTTTTACTCCTATTATCATTACCTGGCGGACGCTACCGCCCGGCATATCTATGTGATCAAGGGTGGCCCAGGTGTGGGAAAATCGACCTTCATGAAAAAAATTGGGGAAGAAATGCTCAAAGCAGGTTTTGATCTGGAGTATCATTGTTGTTCCTCCGATAATCAGTCCATAGACGGTATTGTTATTCCGGAGCTGGGGATTGCTTTACTGGACGGTACTGCTCCCCATGTGGTGGACCCCAAGATCCCCGGTGCAGTTGACGAGATCATTAATCTGGGCGAATACTGGGATGAATCCTTGATCCGGCCTTACAAAAAAGAGATTATTGCTTGCAGTCAGGAGATCAGCGGCTGCTTTGAAAGCGCTTATTTTGCCTTGAAGGATGCCAAAAACGCCATGGATGAGTGGGAATTCTATATTAAGCCCTATCAGGATTGGCAAACGATCAATCAAATCTACCTTAAAACGAAGCATGAGCTTTTTAAAACCCCGTCAAGCCAAGGCACCGGCAAAACCCGTCATTTATTTGCCTGGGCTCATACTCCTCAAGGCAGAACCCAACATATTGACAGCCTTATTCAAGGCATGGATTTTCTGTATTCTTTAAAGGGGCAGGCCGGAACAGGAAAATCGACCCTTTTGGCACGCCTGGCCGAGGAGGCTGAAGTTCTCAATTATGATCTGGAAATCTATCATAATGCCCTTGAGCCGGATAAGATCGATCTGCTCCTTATTCCTGAGCTGTATACTGCTTTGGTGATCTCTTCAGAGCATTATCCCTATCATCCGGAATTCAGCGGTACCCATCATGCGCTTGATTTCGACAGTGGCCTTGATAGAACAGGATTGGTCAGCACCTTAGAGTTTATTGATTCGTGCCGAAGCAGGGTTGAAGAGAGCATACTGCGGGCCCAATCCCACTCGCAAAGGGCCAAAACCCTCCATGATCAACTGGAAGAATATTATATCCCAGCCATGGATTTTGAGGCTATAGATGAGAAACGCCGTTCTATTTTAAAGTCGATCATGGAAAATTATTCATAA
- a CDS encoding AAA family ATPase, whose product MWESPHELMNALEQEGYILDQDKGTTLFLALALHKPCLIEGPAGVGKTQLALALARSTGCRLIRLQCYEGLDLNKALYEWDYAKQLLRLQVGISGWEEIKENIYGPEFLLARPLLQTVLAEEPVILLIDELDKSDEEFESFLLELLAEFQVTIPDVGTFKAQNSPIVLLTSNNTRDLSEALRRRCVHLLLAYPDVEQEMRILAQRCPEIAAALIQDVCEFVAKIRKIPLRKLPSVSESMDFARALHILRQDSLDMQQLSGTLSILLKYPSDLAKLEDRLKAWQQEAARRTQA is encoded by the coding sequence ATGTGGGAATCTCCTCATGAATTAATGAATGCTTTGGAACAGGAAGGTTATATCCTTGATCAGGATAAAGGGACCACTTTATTTTTGGCCCTGGCCCTTCACAAGCCCTGTCTTATTGAAGGACCGGCGGGAGTCGGCAAAACTCAGCTGGCCCTGGCCCTGGCGCGCAGCACCGGCTGCAGACTGATCCGCCTCCAGTGCTATGAAGGGCTGGATTTAAACAAAGCCCTTTACGAATGGGACTATGCCAAACAATTGCTGCGCCTGCAGGTGGGAATCTCCGGCTGGGAAGAGATTAAGGAGAATATTTATGGGCCGGAGTTTTTATTGGCCAGGCCTTTGCTGCAAACTGTGCTTGCGGAAGAGCCTGTTATTCTTTTAATTGATGAACTGGACAAAAGCGATGAAGAATTTGAAAGCTTTTTGCTGGAGCTGCTTGCCGAATTTCAAGTCACCATCCCGGATGTAGGAACCTTTAAAGCCCAAAATTCCCCCATAGTCCTCTTAACCAGCAACAACACCCGGGATCTTTCCGAAGCTTTAAGAAGGCGATGTGTTCATCTGCTTTTAGCTTATCCCGATGTGGAACAGGAAATGAGGATTCTCGCTCAGCGGTGTCCGGAAATTGCCGCGGCCTTAATTCAGGATGTCTGTGAATTTGTGGCCAAAATCCGCAAGATCCCTTTGCGCAAATTGCCCAGTGTCTCCGAAAGCATGGACTTTGCCCGTGCCCTCCATATTCTGCGCCAGGACTCCCTCGATATGCAGCAATTGTCAGGTACCCTATCCATACTTTTAAAATATCCCAGTGATTTGGCGAAACTTGAGGATCGTTTAAAAGCCTGGCAACAGGAAGCTGCCAGAAGAACCCAGGCCTAG
- a CDS encoding DUF896 domain-containing protein has product MEINTLIERINELSRKQRTIGLEEWEKAEQEALRQEYLGFIRGQVIDTLSQVKVEKS; this is encoded by the coding sequence ATGGAAATCAATACTCTTATTGAGCGCATTAATGAGCTTTCACGGAAGCAGAGAACAATTGGCTTGGAAGAATGGGAAAAGGCTGAGCAGGAAGCTCTTCGGCAGGAGTATCTGGGCTTTATTCGCGGCCAGGTTATTGATACTCTCAGTCAGGTAAAGGTTGAAAAATCCTAA
- the gap gene encoding type I glyceraldehyde-3-phosphate dehydrogenase, with amino-acid sequence MSVRIAINGFGRIGRLSMRAILERKSSLDIVAVNDLGSPDLLGHLFKYDSIHDILPYDVEVKENTLEVLDQKVTFLAEKDPGKLPWRELGVDLVIEATGRFTKREQAALHLQAGAKKVIISAPGKDEDITIVMGVNEQLYNPAEHHILSNASCTTNGLAPLAKVLLEEFGIEQGMMTTTHSVTNDQRILDLEHKDWRRARAAYESMIPTTTGATKAVELVLPDLKGKLKGLAVRVPTPNVSLIDFVANLSRSTTKEEVNQKLKEAAEGSLKGYLAYSELPLVSHDFNGNPHSAIVDGLSTLMLGERMVKVLAWYDNEWGYSNRIVDLAEYIAGQGL; translated from the coding sequence ATGAGTGTGCGAATTGCAATTAACGGCTTTGGGCGAATCGGTCGGCTTTCCATGCGGGCAATCCTGGAACGAAAAAGTTCCCTGGACATTGTTGCTGTTAATGATCTGGGGAGTCCGGATCTGTTAGGTCATTTATTCAAGTATGATTCAATTCACGATATCCTGCCTTATGATGTTGAGGTAAAAGAAAATACTCTTGAAGTTTTGGACCAAAAGGTGACTTTTTTGGCGGAAAAAGATCCCGGGAAACTTCCCTGGCGGGAGCTGGGGGTAGATCTGGTGATTGAAGCTACGGGACGCTTTACCAAGCGGGAGCAAGCGGCGTTGCATCTCCAGGCCGGAGCGAAAAAGGTGATCATTTCCGCTCCGGGAAAAGACGAAGATATCACGATTGTCATGGGGGTAAACGAACAGCTCTATAACCCCGCTGAGCACCATATCCTCTCCAATGCCTCCTGTACCACCAATGGTTTGGCTCCCCTGGCCAAAGTTTTACTCGAAGAATTTGGGATCGAGCAGGGCATGATGACCACCACCCATTCGGTGACCAATGACCAACGGATTCTGGATTTGGAGCATAAGGATTGGCGGCGGGCCCGGGCGGCTTACGAATCGATGATTCCTACAACCACAGGGGCTACCAAGGCGGTGGAACTGGTGCTTCCCGACTTAAAGGGCAAGCTCAAAGGATTAGCGGTGAGGGTTCCTACCCCTAATGTTTCGCTTATTGATTTTGTGGCTAATTTAAGCCGTTCCACCACCAAGGAAGAAGTAAATCAAAAACTTAAGGAAGCCGCCGAGGGAAGCCTCAAAGGCTACCTGGCTTATTCCGAGCTGCCTTTAGTTTCCCACGACTTTAATGGCAACCCTCACAGTGCTATTGTTGACGGGCTGTCTACGCTGATGCTGGGAGAGCGCATGGTCAAGGTCCTGGCCTGGTATGACAACGAGTGGGGATACTCCAATCGGATTGTGGACTTGGCCGAATACATCGCCGGCCAAGGACTATAA
- a CDS encoding NifB/NifX family molybdenum-iron cluster-binding protein has translation MNKKIAIPTEGEKVNAHFGRSQAFTLFLIEEGKVSGQERIDTADFQHQHEGIAQLLKSKGVEAVICGGIGPGAITGLENAGIEVLRGANGPALEAAQSYGAGTFVSTNAVCNHSHDHDHHGHGHDHHHHH, from the coding sequence ATGAACAAAAAAATTGCCATCCCTACAGAAGGGGAGAAGGTTAATGCTCATTTTGGCCGCAGTCAGGCCTTTACCCTTTTCCTCATTGAAGAGGGTAAGGTGTCCGGTCAGGAACGGATTGACACGGCTGATTTCCAGCACCAGCATGAAGGAATCGCCCAGCTTCTCAAGTCAAAAGGCGTGGAAGCTGTTATCTGTGGCGGGATTGGCCCCGGAGCCATCACCGGTTTGGAAAATGCCGGAATAGAGGTGTTAAGAGGAGCCAATGGCCCGGCTTTGGAGGCAGCTCAATCTTATGGGGCAGGGACCTTCGTCTCCACCAATGCTGTCTGCAATCATAGTCATGACCACGATCACCACGGTCACGGTCATGATCACCATCATCATCATTAA
- the pyk gene encoding pyruvate kinase, giving the protein MRRTKIVCTIGPSSESNEKIRQLLKAGMNVARLNFSHGNHSEHGKRMRTLREEAQKLGVHLGILLDTKGPEIRTGTVPEEGVQLNSGDTFILDTDLSTLGSAERVGITYLQLWQEVHQGTHILLDDGLIDLEVIASEEGKIITKIQNGGVLKSKKGVNVPGVPIQLPAITEKDRDDIIFGLREGIDFIAASFARKAADILAVRRLVEEEGANVKIIAKIENREGIEHLDEILEVADGLMVARGDLGVEVPVEEVPIHQKDMIEKCHRLGKPVIVATQMLDSMIRNPRPTRAEASDVANAILDGTDAIMLSGETAAGQYPVEAVEMMNKIALQIEKHYEPRKIYEPHINIAEAISHASYTVARDLEAAAILTPTHSGLTARMISKYRPTSLIIAATPFVHVARQLSLTWGIYPLLIPESLGTDQLLSVSVNEAISHHLIKTGDVVVITAGVPVGKVGTTNIIKVQVIGDVIAKGTGIGRKAYSGTARIATPAAQELFQKGDILVAPYTDKELVPLIAKAGAILVEEGGLTSHGAIAALNYGIPAIVGAADVLMKVKDGQVLTVDALAGVVYEGTVSII; this is encoded by the coding sequence ATGCGCCGCACCAAAATAGTATGCACCATCGGACCGTCCAGTGAATCCAATGAGAAGATTCGCCAATTACTTAAGGCCGGCATGAATGTAGCCCGTTTAAATTTCTCCCATGGAAACCACAGTGAGCATGGCAAGCGAATGCGCACCTTAAGAGAAGAAGCACAGAAACTCGGTGTTCATTTGGGGATTCTTCTGGATACCAAAGGCCCGGAAATCAGAACGGGAACGGTTCCGGAGGAGGGAGTTCAATTAAACAGCGGTGATACATTTATTCTTGATACCGATCTATCGACTCTGGGGTCCGCGGAGCGAGTGGGTATAACCTACCTTCAGCTTTGGCAGGAGGTTCATCAAGGTACGCATATCCTTCTTGATGATGGGCTCATCGACCTTGAAGTCATTGCCAGCGAAGAAGGAAAGATCATCACCAAAATCCAAAATGGCGGAGTTCTTAAATCGAAAAAAGGGGTCAATGTGCCGGGCGTTCCGATTCAGCTGCCGGCGATTACGGAAAAAGATCGTGATGATATTATCTTTGGCTTAAGAGAAGGAATCGACTTTATTGCTGCTTCTTTTGCCCGCAAAGCTGCCGATATTTTGGCCGTAAGGCGTTTGGTGGAGGAAGAAGGAGCCAATGTCAAGATTATCGCTAAGATTGAAAACCGCGAAGGTATCGAGCATTTAGATGAGATCCTGGAGGTTGCCGACGGACTGATGGTAGCCCGCGGGGATCTGGGAGTGGAGGTGCCTGTAGAAGAGGTCCCCATTCATCAAAAAGACATGATTGAAAAATGCCATCGTTTGGGTAAACCCGTCATCGTGGCTACACAGATGCTGGATTCCATGATCCGCAACCCGCGGCCGACCCGGGCGGAAGCCAGTGATGTGGCTAATGCCATTTTAGACGGTACCGATGCCATAATGCTTTCCGGGGAGACGGCTGCCGGACAGTATCCGGTGGAAGCTGTCGAGATGATGAATAAGATAGCTCTGCAGATCGAAAAGCATTATGAGCCGCGGAAGATTTATGAGCCCCATATCAACATTGCCGAAGCGATCAGCCATGCCAGCTATACCGTAGCCAGAGATCTGGAAGCGGCCGCCATTCTTACTCCTACTCATTCCGGGTTGACGGCCCGCATGATCTCGAAGTACCGTCCCACCTCCCTGATTATTGCTGCCACACCTTTTGTTCATGTAGCCCGCCAACTCTCTTTGACCTGGGGCATTTATCCTTTGCTGATTCCCGAGAGCTTAGGCACGGACCAGCTCTTATCTGTTTCTGTGAATGAGGCGATTTCCCATCACCTGATTAAGACCGGTGATGTGGTTGTCATTACCGCAGGCGTTCCCGTTGGTAAAGTAGGGACCACCAATATCATCAAAGTCCAGGTCATCGGAGATGTGATCGCTAAAGGAACGGGGATTGGGCGCAAAGCTTATTCCGGAACGGCACGGATAGCCACTCCGGCTGCCCAAGAGCTTTTTCAAAAAGGAGACATCCTGGTAGCGCCTTATACCGATAAAGAGCTGGTCCCCTTAATCGCTAAAGCCGGGGCAATTCTGGTGGAAGAAGGGGGACTTACCTCCCATGGGGCCATCGCCGCCTTAAACTATGGCATTCCGGCTATTGTCGGTGCCGCCGATGTGCTGATGAAGGTTAAGGATGGGCAAGTGCTGACTGTGGATGCTTTGGCAGGTGTGGTTTATGAGGGCACCGTCAGTATTATCTAG